One genomic segment of Danio aesculapii chromosome 15, fDanAes4.1, whole genome shotgun sequence includes these proteins:
- the or62c1 gene encoding odorant receptor 126-5 translates to MQSENMMQQPLENESSVSVFKLSGLNETMENRYVLFSFTCLFYPLMVFCNVAVMFTIMSNRKLHEPMYMFICNLCVNGIFGTAGFYPKFLYDLLAHDHVISYVGCLIQIFVIYSSALCDFSTLTVMSYDRYVAICRPLEYHSIMTSRMILKCILFCWLAPFVCMSVLIVLIARLALCASTIEKLYCEIWAVAKLSCFSTTVNNVFGYIVILTYFGHAVLIFCSYIHLIKKCMKSMEVRHKFIQTCVPHLLSLINVTAALLFDVLYSRYGSRNLPQSVRNFMALEFLVIPPILNPLIYGLNLTAVRQQVIRLYFKKHVAISD, encoded by the exons ATGCAATCAGAGAACATG ATGCAGCAACCGCTGGAGAATGAATCCAGCGTTTCAGTATTTAAACTCTCCGGTCTGAATGAAACAATGGAGAACAGATATGTGTTGTTTTCTTTCACTTGCCTCTTTTATCCTCTGATGGTGTTCTGTAATGTCGCAGTAATGTTCACTATAATGTCAAATAGGAAGCTTCATGAGCCAATGTACATGTTTATATGTAATCTGTGTGTAAATGGGATTTTTGGCACTGCTGGCTTCTATCCTAAATTCTTGTATGATTTATTAGCTCATGATCATGTGATTTCTTATGTTGGCTGTCTAATTCAGATATTTGTCATTTATTCGTCTGCATTGTGTGACTTTTCAACACTAACGGTGATGTCTTATGACAGGTATGTGGCAATATGTAGACCACTGGAGTATCATTCAATAATGACAAGCCGTATGATTCTTAAGTGCATCCTTTTCTGTTGGCTGGCTCCATTTGTTTGCATGTCTGTACTCATTGTGTTAATAGCTAGGCTCGCTTTATGTGCCTCCACTATTGAAAAGTTATACTGTGAGATTTGGGCAGTGGCTAAACTTTCATGTTTTTCCACAACTGTAAATAACGTGTTCGGGTACATTGTTATTCTTACATATTTTGGACATGCAGTATTGATATTTTGCTCATACATTCACCTGATTAAAAAGTGTATGAAGTCAATGGAAGTCAGACATAAATTTATACAAACATGTGTGCCGCATCTGCTTTCGCTGATCAATGTTACTGCTGCGTTGTTGTTTGATGTGTTGTACAGTCGTTATGGTTCAAGGAATCTGCCACAAAGCGTGCGTAATTTCATGGCGCTTGAATTCCTAGTCATTCCACCCATTTTAAACCCTCTGATTTATGGACTAAATCTGACAGCTGTACGCCAACAAGTTATAAGACTCTATTTCAAAAAACATGTGGCAATATCTGACTGA